The Neomonachus schauinslandi chromosome 14, ASM220157v2, whole genome shotgun sequence genomic interval ttttttaaaaaaaggaatatttgggggcgcctgggtggctcagtcggttaagcgtctgccttcggctcaggtcatgatcccggggtcctgggatcgagccccgcatcgggctccctgctcggcgggaagcctgctNNNNNNNNNNNNNNNNNNNNNNNNNNNNNNNNNNNNNNNNNNNNNNNNNNNNNNNNNNNNNNNNNNNNNNNNNNNNNNNNNNNNNNNNNNNNNNNNNNNNgtggctcagtcattaattgtctgccttcggctcaggtcatggtcccaaggtcctgagatggagtcccacgccagcctccctgctcggcgggaagcctgcttctccctctcccgctccccctgcttgtgttccctctcttgctgtgtctctctctgtcaaataaataaataaaatctttaaaaaataaaaggaatgtgaCCATGAGAAGAGCACAGGTAGCCCGTCCAGCCCCACACCTCTACCCAAGACGAGGTTGAGGTGTTCTTTTTCAGAACTGGGTATGTAGCAGTGATCAAAATAGATAAAGCCCCTACCTTCATTGGAGCTCACTTTTtaggggaggggaaaaggcagaCAGTACACAAACAGGCCCATTTAGAAACGTCAGATGGTGATACTtaactgagagaaaaataaacaggataAGGGGAtaagggcagggaggaggagagggtttatattttaggaagaaaatcaGGAAAGCACTCACTATCACCCTGAGATTTGAGCAGAGAAGGAAGTGAGTGAGGGAAAAAGCTTTGCAGTTATTTAGAGGAATGTTCcagacctggggctgggggctgggggtagtGGTGTGCagacagcaaatgcaaaggcatATTCAAGGAATAGCAAAAAGGTCGGTATGAGGACAGAAGAGCGAGTGGTCGCAGCGGCCAGATGATGGAGGGCCTTCCTGTCACtataaggactttggcttttatccTGAGTGAGATGGGGAGCTGTTGGAGTGGTGGTGTGCTGGTAAACATTCAACAACCAGCCTGGAGGCGAGGGGTGCTGATTTGTagtatttgccaatttccatggtataATACttccaccatggctgatttcaagctccTGAAGGCTTCACAACCAGCTTACAAATACCCTGAAATTGTAACAATCAGCTCTGGGGAGCTGGATTTGAAGCAGAGGAGTGAAAGgatctgatattttaaaagtctccctctggctgctttgATGAGACGAGACTGTGGGGCAGGTGGGCAGAAGCAGGGTGAGCAGTGAAGAGGTTATCGCGGTCATCTGGGTAAGGGATGATGGACCCTCGGAAGGTCCAGTGGCTCAATGACATCAGGGACAGCATTCCTGCAATTCTCTTAACCTTTTCTTCTCATTGACAAAGTGGCTGCCACTTCTCCAGCACTAAAACCCAAGTTCAGGGAATGGAGGTAAAGCCAATAATGTCTGTCTTTTGTATTGGGAAGAAATAAGGTCTCCCAGAAGCCCCTAGAAAACTTCTCAATTTTGTTGGCTCTAACAGTGTCTGTAGCCACTCCTAACCCTAAAAGAGGTTGAGAAGTTGAGCATTGAGTATTTCCAGCCACTACAGTatagggaagagggaaggagattGGGATGAGGATGGTGCCTGCAAAAAAGAGGTGCGGCCTTATAAGAACCTACTACAAGAATTTGACCAAGTCTGGAAGCCAGGGAATGAGGAAGGGACACCTGAACTGAGCTCTGAGTACAAAGAATTAACTTAGCAAGGATGAGGGGGAAGAGTgtctcaagaagaaaaaatagcatgcacaaaggccctgaggtggaaggTTTATAATATCCCAACTTACCTACCTGCCACCAACCCTTTCCCTATAAATCATCCACTATGACTGTTCTTTCtcaaaaatctgattttatcCTGTTACTTGTTTCCTGAAATCAAAATGGATCCCAATTTCCTACGAGATAAACTCCAAAGTCCCCAGTGTGCTGTTGAAGGCTGGTCATGACCTCAACCTATTCTGTGAATACACCTTCATGCCCTTCTTCCTATAGCTGTTGAACCTTCATGCGTGCATGTTTCACATTTCAAACTAGGTTATAAACTCTGGGAGAACAGGAACCATACCTTGCATCTCTTTTCTATCCCCAGGGTCTCAATAAATGCCGGAATAGATGACTGCGGGGATGATCCTTGTTGCAGGGATCAGGAGCAGATGTAAGCAGACCAGTTAAGAAGCTCTTTATTCATCCAAGTGAGAGATTATAAGGCCCTCACTCAGTGGCAGAGAGGCTGCCAAGAACAGAAGGACTGGGAGCTGTCAAGGAGAGATCACTGGGAGAACAGGGGCTGGGAAGTGGGGAGTAAGGAGAGTCAGGGGGGCACTCGGGTTTCCGGCTCAAGCAACTAGGGTGGCAGCATTGCCAATCATCAGGACGAGGGATAAAGAGGGAGCAGGGTGAGGGATGGGGACATGGTGGGGTCCCTCTTAAACATGGTACATTGGGAGGCCCAGCCAGTCCTGGGCAGGTACACCCGGATCTCCAGCGAAGCCCAGACGCTCAGACGACGAAATCACCGAGTCCTGGACTTGGGATCTCAGTTTCCCTGGGCTAATCAtgctaattattatttattgagtactcacAATGTCCAGGCCCTGTGCCAGAAACTTCCCATTGAGTCGTAGGATCCCGGTTTTATGGCCGAGGAAGCCCAGGCTTAGGGGGATTAGACAGCCAGCCCCAGGTCCCCCAGCAAGGGTCTGAACCCAGGCGGGGCTACTGCAAACCTAGTACTCAGCTGTCGTGCCATGCGGACAACGTCATAGAATCATCTCTGATTTGCTGCCATACATTTTTCTGAgcgtttttaattttaaataagccttttattttgtaataattgtagatttacagaaaagttgcaaagatagttcAGGATTCCCAAATGCCCTTCATTCAGCTCCCACAATGTTAACATCTTAAATAGCCATGACGTGTCCGTCACAAGCAAGAAATTAGCATTGGGACAATGCTGCAAACTACGCTATCAGCTTGGTTTGGATTTTACGTTGTCCTACTAGTGTTCATCTTCCgttccaggatccagtccaggatACGACATCGCGTTTAGTGaaacaggttttaaaaattatgtttccaAGTCCTTGTTCATCCCCACCCTGATGTTTGCCATCCACACTTAAAAACCAGTGTGGAGGTGCTGTGCTGGTCCTTGTCCCATTTGCTCCCAGCGGCATCGTTTGCTCTGCCTCAGGCTGCTGACACCCTCAGGCTGCAGTGGCCCCTCCTCCTTGGGAGCTGTAGCTCCTCCTGGACAGGAAATAGCTGTGGTTCCAGCTTCCCCCAGGGTGACCCTTGTCCCCAagctccccaccacctccttctGTGGTGGCCTCCTGCCACTGACATTGGCTGGGTGGCTTTTCCCCTTCCCTGGTTAGCCTCTCAACTCTTTCCATCACCCATGTAACTCGGTTTCTGTATctagatgctttaaaaaaaaaaaagtccactagCATTGACTTTTATTCATTCCTATGACGTCACCTGAAATGATATCTGTTGCATTTAAATGCTCATTACTGTAAAGGGCTGAACAAATCCATTTCAGTCGGTACTTAATATCGTCCATAGTTAAGTCACTTCAACAGAATGGTGTTCCCTGCCTGACCCCTCTCCACTTGGGCCTCCCACCCTTGTGGCCCCATGCTGTCACAAAGCTAGAAACTGCTTTCGGTGAGAGGTTCTGTGTACTCGCTGCAGGGCACGTGGGATGAACTCTCAGCGTCGACCGTTTGTGGCTGCCGTGGCCACACCAGCCACATCCTCGCAGCACGGCTCGACTAACCACTCACTCCTTCCTTCGCAGGGTCGCCAGAGACAATAACAGCCGGAGCCCGGTGCAGCCTAGGGTGTACGGAGGCAAGGAGACGGCTCAGAAAATGGCTCTAGATGTCCTCGGTGTGGCCCCTCTCTACCAGGGCCCCGACATCAACAGAATGAGGCTGACAGCAGAGCCATCCAGGAAGCCAGCCTCCCTGCTAAAACCCTTGGTCCCCTCTAAGTCCAAACTCACCACCATTGAGACCAAGAGGGTCGTGTCCGTACTGGACGAGACCATCCACAAGGTGGAGTTGGTGACCCTGCTGTCCTATGTGAGTGCCAATTATGAGACTCTGGAGGGGATGCTGGGGGAGGACATCATGAAGGctgtgagagagcacgagaaggtcTGCCACAGCCTCCTGGACAGTGTCATTTACCTGCAGGATAAAGAAAGGCGACTGCAGGAGGAAGAAGAGTTCGAGGAGGAAGGGTGGTTCAGAGACCGCTTCCTCTCCATGGAACTGCAGAAATCCCACCTCCTGCCCCTTATGCAACAGATCAAAGAATCCACCAAGGACATCCTGAGACTCTTGCTCAATAACCCACAGGTGGTGAGGCTCTTGCAGATGCACACCCTGAGCAGAAGCGCTGAAGCCCAGAATTTCATTGACTGCCTGATAGAACTGCGGGGTTTCCTGTTTGAGAGGCTACTCACAAGTCCCGTGGAAGCTAGAGACAAGACTCAGTTCATACAGGATATCAATAGACGGAACAGGAGGAACCAAGAAATCATTGAGACTCTTGAAAATGAATTGGCGGCGAGCATGAAGAGCAGGGACACAGAGGTATGTATGACTTTATGGCAATGGTTAGGTTATGGAAGGAGCCGCACGGAGGAGCCAGACCTTTTGccagttgggtttttttcctcagtgATTGAAATGCCTgctgtcattcattcactcaacaaatattgttgTGAGCACTTGCCAGGTACCAGGTCTTATGCCTGAGTCCCCATGGCCCCCGCCTCATGCGAGGTAGGTCTTAAAGAGCTGATTTAATTACAGTTCTGAGAAGTACAACGAAGGGTGAGCATAGAGTGCTAGAAGACAGTGTCGCAAGAGAACCGAGCTTAGACCCAAAGGGTCAGAGACGTCAAAGCCAACacatgaagaaagaaagggagtgaGGAAGGCAAGAGAGGTCGGCAGGAACCTGCCAGGCCAGCAGCAGGCAAACTTTTTCTACAGAGGGCTGGATAGTAAATACTTATAGGCCTTGCCAGCAGATCACGTCATGCCTTTTAGGCCTGATCAAAGAATGTCATCTCTGTCTTGAGGACGAGGGGCAGATGGGACAGGTGGAAGctctaaaagaatttttaagaaggGAAATGATAACATGATCCCAACCTAATAACCGGTTGGGCCACAAGACTATGTATTATGCTTTATGTACATTTTCTCCCTAAGGCCTTACAAAGTCCCTGTGAGGTGGTGTCTAAGTCTAGGTCTGGCTGCCGAGAAAGAGACCCAAAATAATAGTGGCTTAGTCAAGATGGAAATGTATTTCTCTCTAGTAGAAAAGCTGGAGCAGGCATGGAAACCCTGCCTCGTGAAATTGTTGGGGGTCCAGGCTCCTTCTGTCTGACCTTTCTGCTGTGTCCCCCACAGGACTTCTAACTGTGGACCCAGAAGCCCCCCATCATGTCACCACTGGTCCAGCCAGCAggtggaagaaagaggaggagggccCTGATCCTTGCCGGTGGAAGTAGCCCACTGCACAGTTCTTAGCCATACCCAGTGGCTAGGGATTCTGGGAAAGGTGGTCTGTCCCTGGGGCCACATTCCCAGGGAAGCATTATGCTCCCCAGCCTTTCCGGGGGGGATGGAT includes:
- the IQCD gene encoding dynein regulatory complex protein 10 isoform X1, giving the protein MALDVLGVAPLYQGPDINRMRLTAEPSRKPASLLKPLVPSKSKLTTIETKRVVSVLDETIHKVELVTLLSYVSANYETLEGMLGEDIMKAVREHEKVCHSLLDSVIYLQDKERRLQEEEEFEEEGWFRDRFLSMELQKSHLLPLMQQIKESTKDILRLLLNNPQVVRLLQMHTLSRSAEAQNFIDCLIELRGFLFERLLTSPVEARDKTQFIQDINRRNRRNQEIIETLENELAASMKSRDTEVEKENFVIQELKNHLHQVLKLSENSLLRTKQEAEKQQKADFRASQARVAKIQQELLMLRSQYHNLVVENREAEQALRKKKYKVETEIENWIQKYDMEMGEKQEEYEELDIIHKEEKVQLEELKQKHNVLVEEFSQIQAEREVNAKKRTEAEQEMLRMVRAATLIQALWKGYLVRSMLRSRKKKRSKSKGRVKEKGKGKGKGKAKAKAKK
- the IQCD gene encoding dynein regulatory complex protein 10 isoform X2; this translates as MALDVLGVAPLYQGPDINRMRLTAEPSRKPASLLKPLVPSKSKLTTIETKRVVSVLDETIHKVELVTLLSYVSANYETLEGMLGEDIMKAVREHEKVCHSLLDSVIYLQDKERRLQEEEEFEEEGWFRDRFLSMELQKSHLLPLMQQIKESTKDILRLLLNNPQVVRLLQMHTLSRSAEAQNFIDCLIELRGFLFERLLTSPVEARDKTQFIQDINRRNRRNQEIIETLENELAASMKSRDTEEEYEELDIIHKEEKVQLEELKQKHNVLVEEFSQIQAEREVNAKKRTEAEQEMLRMVRAATLIQALWKGYLVRSMLRSRKKKRSKSKGRVKEKGKGKGKGKAKAKAKK